The Aminithiophilus ramosus genome contains a region encoding:
- a CDS encoding Fur family transcriptional regulator codes for MWTVEEGISRLREGGAKITSQRIAILRLLKGRMDHPSADQVYSELREDFPTISYATIYSTAQLLANSGLIQILSIDDKRVHFDPDPKPHGHFRCESCGALYDFPIDEEMLDRLRHGSSQQAHSVQIFAYGLCDDCRRATFDLTERIAAEEEVLVEA; via the coding sequence ATGTGGACCGTCGAAGAAGGCATTTCCAGGCTCCGTGAGGGCGGAGCCAAGATCACGTCCCAGCGCATCGCCATTCTCCGTCTGCTGAAGGGCAGGATGGATCACCCCTCGGCAGATCAGGTCTATAGCGAATTGCGCGAGGACTTCCCCACCATCTCATACGCCACCATCTACAGCACGGCCCAGCTCCTGGCCAATTCGGGCCTGATCCAGATTCTCAGCATCGACGACAAAAGAGTCCACTTCGACCCCGATCCGAAACCTCACGGCCACTTTCGCTGCGAATCCTGCGGGGCCCTTTACGATTTCCCCATCGACGAGGAGATGCTCGACCGTCTCCGTCACGGTTCCTCGCAACAGGCCCACAGCGTCCAGATTTTCGCCTACGGCCTCTGCGACGACTGCCGCAGGGCCACCTTCGATCTGACGGAAAGGATCGCCGCGGAAGAAGAGGTCCTCGTCGAAGCCTAG